One Festucalex cinctus isolate MCC-2025b chromosome 1, RoL_Fcin_1.0, whole genome shotgun sequence genomic region harbors:
- the smurf2 gene encoding E3 ubiquitin-protein ligase SMURF2 isoform X1 has product MSNQGVRRNGPVKLRLTVLCAKNLVKKDFFRLPDPFAKVVVDGSGQCHSTDTVRNTLDPKWNQHYDLYIGKSDSITISVWNHKKIHKKQGAGFLGCIRLLSNAINRLKDTGYQRLDLNKLSPNDSDTVRGQIVVSLQSRDRIGTGGPVVDCSRLFDNDLPDGWEERRTASGRIQYLNHITRTTQWERPTRPASEYSSPGRPLSCIVDENTPISTNGATPTTALPPNDGDQRAQERRVRSQRHRNYMSRTHLHTPPDLPEGYEQRTTQQGQVYFLHTQTGVSTWHDPRVPRDLSNVNCEELGPLPPGWEIRNTATGRVYFVDHNNRTTQFTDPRLSANLHRVLNPSPNGSRGGIESQNVSRQNQLKDQVQQALVSTGQLPEEAECLTVPKYKRDLVQKLKILRQELSQQQPQAGHCRIEVSREEIFEESYRQVMKMRPKDLWKRLMVKFRGEEGLDYGGVAREWLYLLSHEMLNPYYGLFQYSRDDIYTLQINPDSAVNPEHLSYFHFVGRIMGMAVFHGHYIDGGFTLPFYKQLLGKPITLDDMESVDPDLHNSLVWILDNDITGVLDHTFCVEHNAYGEIIQHELKPNGKSIPVTQDTKKEYVRLYVNWRFLRGIEAQFLALQKGFNEVIPQHLLKSFDEKELELIVCGLGKIDINDWKSNTRLKHCTPDSNIVKWFWKAVESFDEERRARLLQFVTGSSRVPLQGFKALQGAAGPRLFTIHQIDANTNNLPKAHTCFNRIDIPPYESYDKLYDKLLTAIEETCGFAVE; this is encoded by the exons tacTCTGTGCCAAAAACCTCGTCAAGAAGGACTTCTTCC GCCTCCCTGATCCTTTTGCTAAGGTGGTCGTGGATGGTTCAGGGCAATGCCACTCGACAGATACTGTGAGGAATACACTTGACCCCAAATGGAATCAACACTATGACCT ATACATTGGGAAATCAGATTCTATCACTATCAGTGTGTGGAACCACAAGAAGATTCACAAGAAACAAGGGGCTGGCTTCCTGGGATGCATTCGCCTTTTGTCCAATGCTATCAACCGCCTTAAAGACACGGGCT ACCAGAGACTAGACTTGAACAAGCTGAGTCCAAATGACAGTGACACAGTCAGAGGCCAGATCGTGG TGAGCTTGCAATCCAGAGACCGGATCGGCACAGGAGGCCCAGTAGTGGACTGCAGTCGACTGTTTGACAATGATCTTCCAGACGG CTGGGAGGAGAGGAGAACTGCATCTGGACGAATCCAGTACTTGAACCACATCACACGCACCACACAGTGGGAGAGGCCGACCAG ACCTGCATCAGAGTACTCAAGCCCTGGGCGGCCACTTAGCTGCATCGTGGATGAGAACACGCCAATTAGCACGAACGGTGCCACGCCTACCACAGCTTTGCCACCAAATGACGGTGACCAGCGGGCCCAGGAGAGGCGCGTTCGCTCCCAGAGGCACCGCAACTACATGAGCAGAACACACCTGCACACGCCGCCAGACCTCCCGGAGGGCTATG AACAGAGGACCACGCAACAAGGCCAAGTGTACTTCCTTCACACTCAAACAGGTGTCAGCACATGGCACGACCCCAGAGTACCAAG AGATCTTAGCAATGTGAACTGTGAGGAACTAGGTCCGCTACCTCCTGGATGGGAGATACGAAACACTGCCACAGGGAGAGTCTACTTTGTGGACCACAACAACCGAACCACACAGTTCACCGACCCGCGCCTCTCTGCCAACCTGCATCGAGTCCTTAA TCCAAGCCCAAATGGCTCACGAGGAGGCATTGAAAGTCAGAATGTGAG TCGTCAGAACCAGTTGAAGGATCAGGTCCAGCAGGCTCTGGTGTCCACAGGTCAGCTCCCAGAGGAGGCTGAGTGTCTCACAGTGCCCAAGTACAAGCGAGACTTAGTCCAGAAGCTCAAGATCCTTCGACAGGAACTGTCTCAGCAGCAACCGCAGGCTGGGCATTGTCGCATCGAGGTGTCCCGTGAGGAAATATTTGAG GAATCCTATCGACAAGTGATGAAGATGAGGCCAAAGGACTTATGGAAAAGGCTAATGGTGAAGTTTCGTGGAGAAGAAGGACTTGATTATGGAGGAGTGGCCAG GGAGTGGCTCTATCTGCTATCACATGAGATGTTGAACCCGTACTATGGCCTGTTCCAGTACTCGCGTGATGACATCTACACGCTGCAGATTAACCCGGACTCTGCAGTCAACCCT GAGCACTTGTCGTACTTCCACTTTGTGGGCCGTATCATGGGGATGGCAGTGTTCCACGGCCACTATATTGATGGAGGCTTTACCTTACCCTTCTACAAACAACTGCTCGGCAAACCCATCACCCTGGACGACATGGAGTCTGTAGACCCGGACCTGCACAACAGTCTCGTCTGGATCCT ggacaatgacatcacaggcgTGTTGGACCACACCTTCTGCGTCGAACACAATGCCTACGGAGAGATCATCCAGCATGAACTGAAGCCAAATGGAAAGAGTATCCCCGTCACGCAGGACACAAAGAAAGAGTATGTCCGCCTGTACGTCAACTGGCGCTTCCTGCGGGGCATAGAGGCGCAGTTCCTCGCTCTCCAGAAGGGCTTCAATGAAGTCATCCCCCAACACCTGTTGAAGTCTTTTGACGAGAAAGAGCTTGAG CTGATCGTGTGCGGCCTGGGTAAAATCGACATCAATGACTGGAAGTCCAACACGCGGCTCAAACACTGCACTCCGGACAGCAATATCGTCAAGTGGTTCTGGAAAGCTGTGGAGTCTTTCGATGAGGAGCGAAGAGCCCGTCTATTGCAGTTTGTCACAGGTTCTTCAAGGGTTCCGCTGCAGGGCTTCAAGGCCCTCCAAG GTGCTGCTGGCCCACGGCTATTCACTATCCATCAGATTGATGCCAACACCAACAACCTCCCCAAAGCCCACACATG TTTCAATCGGATCGACATTCCTCCCTATGAAAGCTATGACAAACTATATGACAAGTTGCTGACTGCCATTGAGGAGACATGTGGCTTTGCTGTGGAGTGA
- the smurf2 gene encoding E3 ubiquitin-protein ligase SMURF2 isoform X2, giving the protein MSNQGVRRNGPVKLRLTVLCAKNLVKKDFFRLPDPFAKVVVDGSGQCHSTDTVRNTLDPKWNQHYDLYIGKSDSITISVWNHKKIHKKQGAGFLGCIRLLSNAINRLKDTGLSLQSRDRIGTGGPVVDCSRLFDNDLPDGWEERRTASGRIQYLNHITRTTQWERPTRPASEYSSPGRPLSCIVDENTPISTNGATPTTALPPNDGDQRAQERRVRSQRHRNYMSRTHLHTPPDLPEGYEQRTTQQGQVYFLHTQTGVSTWHDPRVPRDLSNVNCEELGPLPPGWEIRNTATGRVYFVDHNNRTTQFTDPRLSANLHRVLNPSPNGSRGGIESQNVSRQNQLKDQVQQALVSTGQLPEEAECLTVPKYKRDLVQKLKILRQELSQQQPQAGHCRIEVSREEIFEESYRQVMKMRPKDLWKRLMVKFRGEEGLDYGGVAREWLYLLSHEMLNPYYGLFQYSRDDIYTLQINPDSAVNPEHLSYFHFVGRIMGMAVFHGHYIDGGFTLPFYKQLLGKPITLDDMESVDPDLHNSLVWILDNDITGVLDHTFCVEHNAYGEIIQHELKPNGKSIPVTQDTKKEYVRLYVNWRFLRGIEAQFLALQKGFNEVIPQHLLKSFDEKELELIVCGLGKIDINDWKSNTRLKHCTPDSNIVKWFWKAVESFDEERRARLLQFVTGSSRVPLQGFKALQGAAGPRLFTIHQIDANTNNLPKAHTCFNRIDIPPYESYDKLYDKLLTAIEETCGFAVE; this is encoded by the exons tacTCTGTGCCAAAAACCTCGTCAAGAAGGACTTCTTCC GCCTCCCTGATCCTTTTGCTAAGGTGGTCGTGGATGGTTCAGGGCAATGCCACTCGACAGATACTGTGAGGAATACACTTGACCCCAAATGGAATCAACACTATGACCT ATACATTGGGAAATCAGATTCTATCACTATCAGTGTGTGGAACCACAAGAAGATTCACAAGAAACAAGGGGCTGGCTTCCTGGGATGCATTCGCCTTTTGTCCAATGCTATCAACCGCCTTAAAGACACGGGCT TGAGCTTGCAATCCAGAGACCGGATCGGCACAGGAGGCCCAGTAGTGGACTGCAGTCGACTGTTTGACAATGATCTTCCAGACGG CTGGGAGGAGAGGAGAACTGCATCTGGACGAATCCAGTACTTGAACCACATCACACGCACCACACAGTGGGAGAGGCCGACCAG ACCTGCATCAGAGTACTCAAGCCCTGGGCGGCCACTTAGCTGCATCGTGGATGAGAACACGCCAATTAGCACGAACGGTGCCACGCCTACCACAGCTTTGCCACCAAATGACGGTGACCAGCGGGCCCAGGAGAGGCGCGTTCGCTCCCAGAGGCACCGCAACTACATGAGCAGAACACACCTGCACACGCCGCCAGACCTCCCGGAGGGCTATG AACAGAGGACCACGCAACAAGGCCAAGTGTACTTCCTTCACACTCAAACAGGTGTCAGCACATGGCACGACCCCAGAGTACCAAG AGATCTTAGCAATGTGAACTGTGAGGAACTAGGTCCGCTACCTCCTGGATGGGAGATACGAAACACTGCCACAGGGAGAGTCTACTTTGTGGACCACAACAACCGAACCACACAGTTCACCGACCCGCGCCTCTCTGCCAACCTGCATCGAGTCCTTAA TCCAAGCCCAAATGGCTCACGAGGAGGCATTGAAAGTCAGAATGTGAG TCGTCAGAACCAGTTGAAGGATCAGGTCCAGCAGGCTCTGGTGTCCACAGGTCAGCTCCCAGAGGAGGCTGAGTGTCTCACAGTGCCCAAGTACAAGCGAGACTTAGTCCAGAAGCTCAAGATCCTTCGACAGGAACTGTCTCAGCAGCAACCGCAGGCTGGGCATTGTCGCATCGAGGTGTCCCGTGAGGAAATATTTGAG GAATCCTATCGACAAGTGATGAAGATGAGGCCAAAGGACTTATGGAAAAGGCTAATGGTGAAGTTTCGTGGAGAAGAAGGACTTGATTATGGAGGAGTGGCCAG GGAGTGGCTCTATCTGCTATCACATGAGATGTTGAACCCGTACTATGGCCTGTTCCAGTACTCGCGTGATGACATCTACACGCTGCAGATTAACCCGGACTCTGCAGTCAACCCT GAGCACTTGTCGTACTTCCACTTTGTGGGCCGTATCATGGGGATGGCAGTGTTCCACGGCCACTATATTGATGGAGGCTTTACCTTACCCTTCTACAAACAACTGCTCGGCAAACCCATCACCCTGGACGACATGGAGTCTGTAGACCCGGACCTGCACAACAGTCTCGTCTGGATCCT ggacaatgacatcacaggcgTGTTGGACCACACCTTCTGCGTCGAACACAATGCCTACGGAGAGATCATCCAGCATGAACTGAAGCCAAATGGAAAGAGTATCCCCGTCACGCAGGACACAAAGAAAGAGTATGTCCGCCTGTACGTCAACTGGCGCTTCCTGCGGGGCATAGAGGCGCAGTTCCTCGCTCTCCAGAAGGGCTTCAATGAAGTCATCCCCCAACACCTGTTGAAGTCTTTTGACGAGAAAGAGCTTGAG CTGATCGTGTGCGGCCTGGGTAAAATCGACATCAATGACTGGAAGTCCAACACGCGGCTCAAACACTGCACTCCGGACAGCAATATCGTCAAGTGGTTCTGGAAAGCTGTGGAGTCTTTCGATGAGGAGCGAAGAGCCCGTCTATTGCAGTTTGTCACAGGTTCTTCAAGGGTTCCGCTGCAGGGCTTCAAGGCCCTCCAAG GTGCTGCTGGCCCACGGCTATTCACTATCCATCAGATTGATGCCAACACCAACAACCTCCCCAAAGCCCACACATG TTTCAATCGGATCGACATTCCTCCCTATGAAAGCTATGACAAACTATATGACAAGTTGCTGACTGCCATTGAGGAGACATGTGGCTTTGCTGTGGAGTGA